In the genome of Streptomyces pactum, one region contains:
- a CDS encoding LuxR C-terminal-related transcriptional regulator, with the protein MRVVLAEDLFLLRDGLVRLLEAYGFEIAAAVESGPELSRALAELRPDVAVVDVRLPPSFTDEGLQCALAARRATPGLPVLVLSQHVEQLYARELLADGSGGVGYLLKDRVFDADQFVDAVRRVAAGGTAMDPQVISQLLSRRSRDRPMGRLTPREREVMELMAQGRSNAAIAAQLVVTERAVAKHTSNIFGKLGLPPSDDDNRRVLAVLAYLDHG; encoded by the coding sequence GTGCGCGTTGTCCTCGCCGAAGACCTCTTCCTGCTGCGGGACGGACTGGTCCGTCTCCTGGAGGCGTACGGCTTCGAGATCGCCGCGGCGGTGGAGAGCGGCCCCGAGCTGAGCCGGGCGCTGGCCGAACTGCGACCGGACGTGGCGGTGGTGGACGTCCGGCTGCCACCGTCCTTCACCGACGAGGGGCTGCAGTGTGCGCTCGCCGCCCGGCGGGCCACCCCCGGGCTGCCGGTGCTGGTGCTCTCCCAGCACGTCGAACAGCTGTACGCCCGGGAGTTGCTGGCGGACGGCAGCGGCGGGGTCGGCTATCTGCTCAAGGACCGGGTGTTCGACGCCGACCAGTTCGTGGACGCGGTCCGGCGGGTGGCGGCCGGCGGCACCGCGATGGACCCCCAGGTCATCTCGCAGCTGCTGTCCCGGCGCTCCCGGGACCGGCCGATGGGCAGGCTCACGCCCCGGGAGCGGGAGGTGATGGAGCTGATGGCGCAGGGCCGGTCGAACGCGGCGATAGCGGCCCAGCTGGTCGTCACCGAACGGGCGGTCGCCAAGCACACCTCGAACATCTTCGGGAAGCTGGGGCTGCCGCCGTCGGACGACGACAACCGCCGGGTGCTCGCCGTGCTCGCCTACCTCGACCACGGCTGA
- a CDS encoding alpha-N-acetylglucosaminidase: protein MSDLTRRTLIGTAGALGAGAALGGGAVVVAGTRAEADDAEAADGPAFGTGPARAALERLLPDHADQFQLVPLAAAPGAPERFTVTGGPGRITVAGTGPAVLLTGVHWYLKYTCRAHLSWSGDQLRLPKRLPAPDGTVERATRLRHRFAFNDTHDGYTAPYADWSRWERMIDVVALHGCNEMLVTTGQEAVYQRVLRDFGYSDEEARAWLPAPSHQPWWLLQNMSGYGGPMSQELIDRRAELGRRITGRLRELGMAPVLPGYFGTVPEGFAERNPEARTVPQGDWAGLRRPDWLDPRTPAFRAVAESFYRHQRELFGPADLFKMDLLHEGGSPGDVPVPEAARAVQDALEAARPGATWVILGWQENPRREVLDGVDRERMLVVDGLSDLETVTDRERDWGGAPYAFGTIPNFGGRTTIGAKTHMWAERFTAWRDKPGSKLVGTAYMPEAAERDPAAFELFSELAWRDEPVDRAAWFDAYADARFGARDRGAREAFAALRETAYRISSRDGRPHDSVFAARPNLAARSGAYYATHTPAFDPAAFDAALAALLTVRPPLRDSDAYRHDLTDIARQALANRSWQLIPQLQAAYRRKDRETFAALSRLWLKLMRLSDEMAGAHRAFLLGPWLEDAKRLATSPAEAARLEWTARTLVTTWADRPTADGGRLANYANRDWNGLIADFHLPQWQSYLDELEDALAQDRPARTFDWFTVEEPWTRQRTSYPVRPTTDAHRTATRVYETLAAAPYQGTVTVAAEPATLAPGGTGTLTATLHNTNGLRATGRVDFALTGSGTTPDGPLTLDRIAAGGTGTARWRTAAPDEPLDRPLRALPYEVAVVYGPKGEDRVRTVHEGTWWIAGPLAAGLRTTTTNAAVFGQLGERFAIDGAGQDLWRATAEFGAVYREGALAAGGQLTVRVDAQEVTGPWARAGLVVRDRLAAPGGPGFLNLAVTPANGVVLSYDANGDGTLDTYRRITGVKAPVHLRLTRTGTTSYTGELSTDGTTWRTVATVTVPRAAPAQDAGIFMTATNGGSGARGTAEFSGWRFG from the coding sequence GTGAGCGATCTGACCAGACGTACGCTGATCGGTACCGCCGGGGCGCTCGGCGCCGGAGCCGCGCTGGGGGGCGGTGCCGTCGTCGTGGCGGGCACGCGCGCCGAGGCCGACGACGCCGAGGCGGCCGACGGCCCCGCCTTCGGCACCGGACCGGCCCGGGCGGCGCTGGAGCGGCTGCTGCCGGACCACGCCGACCAGTTCCAGCTGGTGCCGCTGGCGGCCGCGCCCGGCGCGCCGGAACGGTTCACGGTGACCGGAGGCCCGGGCCGGATCACGGTCGCGGGCACCGGCCCGGCGGTCCTGCTGACCGGGGTGCACTGGTACCTGAAGTACACCTGCCGGGCGCACCTGTCCTGGTCCGGGGACCAGCTGCGGCTGCCCAAGCGGCTGCCGGCGCCGGACGGCACCGTCGAGCGCGCCACCCGGCTGCGGCACCGGTTCGCCTTCAACGACACCCACGACGGGTACACCGCCCCGTACGCGGACTGGAGCCGCTGGGAGCGGATGATCGACGTCGTGGCGCTGCACGGCTGCAACGAGATGCTGGTGACCACCGGTCAGGAGGCGGTCTACCAGCGGGTGCTGCGCGACTTCGGCTACTCCGACGAGGAGGCGCGCGCCTGGCTGCCGGCGCCCTCCCACCAGCCGTGGTGGCTGCTGCAGAACATGAGCGGCTACGGCGGCCCGATGAGCCAGGAGCTGATCGACCGGCGGGCCGAGCTGGGCCGGCGGATCACCGGCCGGCTGCGGGAGCTGGGCATGGCCCCGGTGCTGCCGGGGTACTTCGGGACCGTCCCGGAGGGGTTCGCCGAGCGCAACCCGGAGGCGCGGACCGTCCCGCAGGGCGACTGGGCCGGGCTCCGGCGCCCCGACTGGCTCGACCCGCGCACCCCCGCGTTCCGGGCGGTGGCCGAGTCCTTCTACCGCCACCAGCGGGAGCTGTTCGGTCCGGCGGACCTGTTCAAGATGGACCTGCTGCACGAGGGCGGCAGCCCCGGCGACGTGCCGGTGCCGGAGGCGGCGCGCGCCGTGCAGGACGCGCTGGAGGCGGCGCGGCCCGGCGCCACCTGGGTGATCCTGGGCTGGCAGGAGAACCCGCGCCGGGAGGTGCTGGACGGCGTGGACCGCGAGCGGATGCTGGTGGTCGACGGGCTGTCGGACCTGGAGACGGTGACCGACCGGGAGCGGGACTGGGGCGGGGCGCCGTACGCGTTCGGCACCATCCCCAACTTCGGCGGCCGGACCACGATCGGCGCCAAGACGCACATGTGGGCCGAGCGCTTCACCGCGTGGCGGGACAAGCCCGGCAGCAAGCTGGTGGGCACCGCCTACATGCCGGAGGCCGCGGAACGCGACCCGGCCGCCTTCGAGCTGTTCAGCGAGCTGGCGTGGCGGGACGAGCCGGTGGACCGGGCCGCGTGGTTCGACGCCTACGCCGACGCGCGGTTCGGGGCGCGGGACCGGGGGGCCCGGGAGGCGTTCGCCGCCCTGCGGGAGACGGCGTACCGGATCAGCAGCCGCGACGGGCGGCCGCACGACAGCGTGTTCGCCGCCCGGCCGAACCTGGCCGCGCGCTCCGGCGCGTACTACGCCACCCACACCCCGGCCTTCGATCCGGCGGCCTTCGACGCGGCACTCGCCGCGCTGCTGACGGTGCGTCCGCCGCTGCGGGACAGCGACGCCTACCGGCACGACCTGACCGACATCGCCCGGCAGGCGCTGGCGAACCGCTCCTGGCAGCTGATCCCGCAGCTCCAGGCCGCCTACCGGCGCAAGGACCGGGAGACGTTCGCCGCGCTGTCCCGGCTGTGGCTGAAGCTGATGCGGCTGAGCGACGAGATGGCGGGGGCGCACCGGGCGTTCCTGCTGGGGCCGTGGCTGGAGGACGCCAAGCGGCTGGCGACCTCCCCGGCGGAGGCCGCGCGGCTGGAATGGACCGCGCGGACCCTGGTCACCACCTGGGCGGACCGGCCCACCGCGGACGGCGGGCGGCTGGCCAACTACGCCAACCGCGACTGGAACGGCCTGATCGCCGACTTCCACCTGCCGCAGTGGCAGAGCTACCTGGACGAGCTGGAGGACGCGCTGGCCCAGGACCGCCCGGCCAGGACCTTCGACTGGTTCACCGTCGAGGAGCCGTGGACCCGGCAGCGCACCAGCTATCCGGTGCGGCCCACCACCGACGCGCACCGCACGGCCACCCGGGTGTACGAGACGCTGGCCGCGGCGCCGTACCAGGGCACCGTGACGGTCGCCGCCGAGCCGGCCACCCTGGCGCCGGGCGGCACCGGGACGCTCACCGCCACGCTGCACAACACCAACGGGCTGCGCGCCACCGGGCGGGTGGACTTCGCGCTCACCGGCTCGGGCACCACCCCGGACGGCCCGCTGACGCTGGACCGCATCGCGGCCGGGGGCACCGGCACGGCCCGCTGGCGGACCGCCGCCCCGGACGAGCCGCTGGACCGGCCGCTGCGGGCGCTGCCGTACGAGGTGGCGGTGGTCTACGGGCCGAAGGGGGAGGACCGGGTGCGGACGGTCCACGAGGGCACCTGGTGGATCGCCGGCCCGCTCGCCGCGGGGCTGCGCACCACCACGACCAACGCCGCGGTGTTCGGGCAGCTGGGCGAGCGGTTCGCGATCGACGGCGCGGGCCAGGACCTGTGGCGGGCCACCGCGGAGTTCGGGGCGGTCTACCGGGAGGGCGCGCTCGCCGCCGGCGGCCAGCTGACGGTCCGGGTGGACGCCCAGGAGGTCACCGGCCCGTGGGCGCGGGCCGGACTGGTGGTGCGGGACCGGCTGGCCGCCCCGGGCGGGCCGGGCTTCCTCAACCTGGCGGTCACGCCGGCGAACGGGGTGGTCCTGTCGTACGACGCCAACGGTGACGGGACGCTGGACACCTACCGGCGGATCACCGGCGTCAAGGCGCCGGTGCACCTGCGGCTGACCCGGACCGGCACCACCTCCTACACCGGGGAGCTGTCCACCGACGGCACCACCTGGCGCACCGTGGCCACCGTCACCGTGCCGCGGGCGGCGCCCGCCCAGGACGCCGGGATCTTCATGACCGCCACCAACGGCGGCAGCGGGGCGCGCGGCACGGCGGAGTTCAGCGGCTGGCGCTTCGGCTGA
- a CDS encoding TetR/AcrR family transcriptional regulator — translation MTSGTRRRMGVQQRREQLIAVALELFSHRSPEDVSIDEIAEAAGISRPLVYHYFPGKHSLYEAAVERAARELASRFEEPPEGPLGARLLRVMRRFFDFVDEHGPGFSALMRGGPAVGTSSTSAVIEEVRHAAYRHILYHLEIERPAPRVELLVRSWVSHAETTALLWLDGRTVPRADLELQLVHDFGALAAVGAAHDAELAGLMGRLIAAEPPDGPFSELFTRLAALFPPPAP, via the coding sequence ATGACGAGCGGAACGCGTCGCCGGATGGGTGTGCAGCAGCGCCGAGAACAGCTGATCGCGGTGGCCCTGGAGCTGTTCAGCCACCGCTCCCCCGAGGACGTGTCGATCGACGAGATAGCGGAGGCGGCGGGCATATCCCGGCCGCTGGTCTACCACTACTTCCCGGGCAAGCACAGCCTGTACGAGGCGGCGGTGGAGCGGGCCGCGCGGGAGCTGGCGAGCCGTTTCGAGGAGCCGCCCGAGGGCCCGCTGGGGGCGCGGCTGCTCCGGGTGATGCGGCGGTTCTTCGACTTCGTGGACGAGCACGGCCCGGGCTTCTCGGCGCTGATGCGCGGTGGTCCGGCGGTGGGCACCAGCAGCACCAGCGCGGTCATCGAGGAGGTGCGGCACGCCGCCTACCGGCACATCCTGTACCACCTGGAGATCGAACGGCCCGCCCCCCGGGTGGAGCTGCTGGTGCGGTCCTGGGTCTCGCACGCGGAGACCACCGCCCTGCTGTGGCTGGACGGCCGCACGGTGCCCCGCGCCGATCTGGAGCTCCAGCTGGTGCACGACTTCGGGGCGCTGGCGGCGGTGGGTGCCGCGCACGACGCCGAACTGGCCGGCCTGATGGGGCGGTTGATCGCGGCCGAGCCCCCGGACGGGCCGTTCTCGGAGCTGTTCACCCGGCTGGCCGCGCTGTTCCCGCCGCCCGCGCCCTGA